A portion of the Lolium rigidum isolate FL_2022 chromosome 1, APGP_CSIRO_Lrig_0.1, whole genome shotgun sequence genome contains these proteins:
- the LOC124699637 gene encoding uncharacterized protein LOC124699637 yields the protein MASLLRPAAALAPPPSSAREPRRPCAASFACCRRAPAAGPLRAPLRRLEADEAARSARQFLCGYMRRDGHEGDGRSQGRDEAIMFGPDDDDGPKIPTQVETLVRGTATVDAPEYKPLPDLDYLQELLAIQQQGPRSIGFFGTRNMGYMHQQLIEILSYAMVITKNHIFTSGASGTNAAVIRGALRAEKPELLTVILPQSLKKQPPESQELLSKVQNLIEKPHYDHLPLIEASRLCNMDIISKVQQVICFAFHDSRLLMETCQEAKNMRKIVTLFYLD from the exons ATGGCTTCTCTCCTCCGCCCAGCCGccgccctcgcgccgccgccttcgtctgccCGGGAGCCGCGCCGGCCATGCGCCGCCTCCTTCGCCTGCTGCCGTCGTGCGCCGGCGGCGGGCCCTCTACGCGCGCCGCTCCGGCGACTGGAGGCCGACGAGGCCGCGCGTTCAGCGAGACAG TTTCTCTGCGGATACATGAGAAGAGATGGGCATGAAGGCGATGGGAGGAGCCAAGGACGAGATGAGGCTATTATGTTTGGGCCAGATGACGATGACGGTCCAAAGATCCCTACTCAGGTCGAGACTCTTGTTAGAGGAACTGCAACAGTTGATGCACCAGAATACAAGCCACTTCCAGATCTAGATTACCTTCAG GAGTTGCTGGCTATTCAGCAGCAAGGACCCCGATCAATAGGTTTCTTTGGTACCCGCAACATGGGGTATATGCATCAACAACTTATTGAGATCCTGAGTTATGCTATGGTCATAACA AAAAATCATATATTCACATCTggtgcttcggggactaatgcagCTGTTATTAGGGGTGCTTTGAGAGCTGAAAAGCCAGAGTTGCTCACTGTAATTTTGCCTCAAAGTCTAAAGAAGCAACCTCCTGAAAGCCAAGAGCTATTATCTAAA GTACAAAACTTGATTGAAAAGCCTCACTATGACCATCTACCACTAATAGAGGCTAGCAG GTTATGCAACATGGACATCATCTCAAAGGTCCAACAGGTGATATGTTTTGCATTCCATGACAGTAGGCTGCTGATGGAGACCTGCCAGGAGGCGAAGAACATGCGGAAGATCGTAACGCTCTTCTACTTGGATTAG